CGTGAAAGAGCGGCAACAGCAGCAACAGGAAAATGCCCGTGAACACGGTGTTGATCGCCGAGATCTTCACCTGAGCGAACACGATGCGGCGGAACGCGTCGGCAAAACGGCTGACACGCGTGATGAAGGCTGTGGACAGCGGCAGCCGCTGCATATGCCGGGTCGCGCCGACCGCGATGATCGCGCCGATGATCATGCCGATCAGCACATGCGTGAAGATGCGCGCCGCGTTCTTGCCGCCTTGCGACAGCGTGCTCGCGTGCGTCTGCATCAGCACGGCGGCCTTTTCCTTCATCTGCTCGGTGGAAACGGGCAGGTTCTGCGCGACGAATTGCGGCAGACGGCCGCGCGCCTGATCGATCAGCGACATGGCCTGGTCGAGCAGCTTCTGCACGCTGGGCACGTCCTTCTCGAAGTGTTCGATGATGGCGACGGTGAAGCCTGTGAGGGCACCGACTATCACCGCCGAGAGAATCACCACCGCGAGCCAGCGCGCGCGCCCGCTCGACATGTGCTTTTCGATGCGGGGCGCGAGCGTGTGGACGAGCTGGTACACGAGCATACCGGCGAGCAGCGCGCCGAGCAGCCTGAGTTCGAGCACCGCCCACATCGCGACGAGCGCGACGATGTAGCTGCCGATTTCGACCGCCGACAGTTTCGGCAGGCTCATGTCGCTGGTCAGCCTGACCGGGCGAGGGCGCAGATCCTGCACCTGCCCGTCATCACGGGCCGGATTACGCTTGGCCATGGCTTTCTATAGTCTCCAACCTCAGGTTTTGACGCTCGGCTTGCCGGCTTTCGCCCGTGCCTTGCCCGTTGCTCTTGCTGTTCCTGCCGCTGGTTTCGCTGTCGATTTCGATGCCGGTTTCGGCGCATCTGCGGCAACGGCCTTTTTCGACCTTGCCGGTTTTAC
This is a stretch of genomic DNA from Paraburkholderia caribensis. It encodes these proteins:
- a CDS encoding AI-2E family transporter, whose translation is MAKRNPARDDGQVQDLRPRPVRLTSDMSLPKLSAVEIGSYIVALVAMWAVLELRLLGALLAGMLVYQLVHTLAPRIEKHMSSGRARWLAVVILSAVIVGALTGFTVAIIEHFEKDVPSVQKLLDQAMSLIDQARGRLPQFVAQNLPVSTEQMKEKAAVLMQTHASTLSQGGKNAARIFTHVLIGMIIGAIIAVGATRHMQRLPLSTAFITRVSRFADAFRRIVFAQVKISAINTVFTGIFLLLLLPLFHAPLPMAKTLVIITFIVGLLPVIGNLISNTLIVAVALSVSFPAAVTALIFLILIHKLEYFLNARIIGGQIEARAWELLIAMLVMEAAFGIPGVIAAPIFYAYIKRELIYLRLV